Part of the Etheostoma spectabile isolate EspeVRDwgs_2016 unplaced genomic scaffold, UIUC_Espe_1.0 scaffold00001932, whole genome shotgun sequence genome, ACATATTGTTAATGAAATAAGTATTCTTCCGCATCTTTGCAAAGAACTGTTCAGCTACTTGGCTGTTGGCTGACCAGCAAGCTCGGGTACAGTTCAATCCTCCTGAGCATGTCCTTCTCATCCTTGCTGTTTCCTTAATGTAGCTTGTCACATAAGACATAATGTTGAGAGGATTTGGTAACCGGATGACTATCATCTTCAAGGTTTTCAGTGTTTGGCTCCAAAAGCCACAAAAGGTGGATCTTCAGTGTTCGGTCTTGGCGGCCTGTATGTTCTCAGGGTTGGAGGAGCAAGACGGCCTTCATTTGGCTGGAATGGTGGATTTTCTGGCACTCTCACATTGGTGTGGTTTACAAGACCTTGTGCAAAGTCATAGACTGATATATTGGGCATATGTTTCCACGACAGAAGCATATCTGCAAAGTCTCTAGGGCCTTCTGCTCGGATGTTGAACTTCAAGCTGTACAAAACTCCACAGGGACACATTATGGCAGCCAAACCACCTAAATGAATAGTAAAGGATTAATCCATTAGCAATAAgtagtatataaatataatgttaatatgTATTTACAGGAATGACCAGTGATAGCATAAAAGTGACAAAGCCAGAAAGATGTAAAGCTGTCACCTGATGCTCCCCAGATCTTCTGAAACACTTTGTCGTAGGCCTGTCTATTT contains:
- the LOC116675469 gene encoding uncharacterized protein LOC116675469 (The sequence of the model RefSeq protein was modified relative to this genomic sequence to represent the inferred CDS: added 219 bases not found in genome assembly) — translated: MIARGLTSSNRKNPFTVHPSYHFWAPWIGRVTRKSDTVLNTEFLKAQDPRNSAEADDINITEDRLSNELMNLKVDAVRTLCKECGVDSCGSKKDLILRLRTEMQNRQAYDKVFQKIWGASGGLAAIMCPCGVLYSLKFNIRAEGPRDFADMLLSWKHMPNISVYDFAQGLVNHTNVRVPENPPFQPNEGRLAPPTLRTYRPPRPNTEDPPFVAFGAKH